One part of the Lotus japonicus ecotype B-129 chromosome 2, LjGifu_v1.2 genome encodes these proteins:
- the LOC130735828 gene encoding uncharacterized protein LOC130735828 has translation MRNQVEKIINMVNLVTAYCSMLRWGMMKIAGVRPYTVEIEPGTVMRFWVPSETPLKPKPVVVLLHGFCGDGIMTWQFQVGALTKNYAVYVPDFLFFGSSGTDRPERSVAFQAECLAAGLRKLGVEKCIVVGFSYGGMVAFNMAEMYPELVQAVVVSGSCVAIMESIITTVVEEAGFSSCSDMLLPTSVEGLRALLSIGAHKNLAWFPNRFYRDFLEVMYSNREERGELLDELVTSYKEINIPKFQQQIHLLWGANDKLFKVELAKKMKEKLGSKATFQVIKEAGHLVHLERPFVYNRCLKQFLSSVMPLPEALKDNPTHMLHSIDYLRHYEGIY, from the exons ATGCGAAATCAGGTAGAGAAAATAATCAACATGGTGAACCTGGTGACAGCATACTGCTCAATGCTGCGTTGGGGGATGATGAAGATAGCGGGTGTGAGGCCGTACACGGTGGAGATAGAGCCAGGGACAGTGATGAGATTCTGGGTTCCCTCAGAAACCCCTTTGAAGCCCAAACCAGTGGTGGTTCTCCTCCACGGCTTCTGCGGGGATGGCATTATGACGTGGCAGTTCCAGGTTGGCGCTTTAACTAAAAATTACGCCGTGTACGTGCCGGACTTCCTCTTCTTCGGCAGCTCAGGCACCGACAGGCCGGAGCGGTCCGTGGCGTTTCAGGCGGAGTGTTTGGCGGCGGGGTTGAGGAAGCTCGGGGTGGAGAAGTGCATTGTGGTTGGGTTTAGCTACGGCGGGATGGTGGCGTTCAATATGGCGGAGATGTATCCTGAGCTGGTCCAAGCAGTTGTGGTGTCTGGGTCGTGTGTGGCTATTATGGAGTCTATAATTACAACTGTAGTGGAAGAAGCTGGGTTTTCTTCTTGTTCCGACATGCTATTGCCAACCTCTGTTGAGGGATTAAGGGCACTTCTCTCAATTGGTGCTCACAAAAACTTGGCATGGTTTCCCAACCGTTTCTACAGAGACTTTCTTGAG GTTATGTACTCAAATAGGGAGGAACGAGGCGAGCTATTAGATGAATTAGTCACCAGCTATAAAGAAATCAACATCCCAAAATTTCAGCAG CAAATACATCTTTTGTGGGGCGCGAACGATAAACTTTTCAAAGTAGAGCTTGCAAAGAAGATGAAAGA GAAGCTTGGAAGCAAGGCCACATTTCAAGTCATAAAAGAGGCTGGCCATCTGGTTCACTTGGAGCGACCCTTTGTTTATAATAGGTGCCTTAAACAGTTTCTATCTTCGGTTATGCCTCTGCCTGAAGCCCTGAAAGACAATCCAACTCACATGTTACACTCTATTGATTATTTACGACACTATGAAGGAATTTATTAG
- the LOC130740723 gene encoding GATA transcription factor 18-like, producing MHRACSEHVMGHCTCGMFHGQTNSFSMLFSMPNHQPYDEYSDMYSYTPSSSSVDCTLSLGTPSTRVTTEDHEEKRNHRHERRSVSNFCWDLLQPKHSSQSQTKSTRGGTTTNTNSNNDSLLARRCANCDTTSTPLWRNGPRGPKSLCNACGIRFKKEERRASAAAATPATATGGVMESSQMYNHNNSSWYGNSQSQKMQCFSPAMGNELRFMDESDRDSENGIPFLSWRLNVTDRTSLVHDFTR from the exons ATGCATCGTGCTTGCAGTGAACACGTGATGGGACACTGCACATGTGGGATGTTTCATGGCCAAACAAACTCCTTCTCAATGCTCTTCTCCATGCCCAACCACCAACCCTATGATGAATATTCCGACATGTATTCCTACaccccttcttcctcctccgtggaCTGCACGCTCTCCCTAGGTACTCCATCCACCCGTGTAACCACCGAAGACCATGAAGAGAAGCGAAACCACCGCCACGAACGCCGCTCTGTCTCTAACTTTTGCTGGGATTTACTCCAACCCAAACACAGCTCTCAATCCCAAACCAAGTCCACAAGAGGAGGCACCACCACTAATACAAACTCAAACAATGATTCTCTCCTCGCTCGCCGCTGCGCCAACTGCGACACCACCTCAACACCACTCTGGAGGAATGGCCCTCGAGGACCAAAG TCGCTGTGCAATGCCTGTGGGATAAGATTCAAGAAGGAAGAGAGAAGAGCAAGTGCTGCCGCCGCCACACCGGCGACAGCCACTGGCGGTGTAATGGAGTCGTCTCAAATGTACAACCACAACAACAGCTCATGGTACGGAAACTCACAGAGCCAGAAGATGCAGTGCTTCTCACCGGCGATGGGAAACGAGCTCCGGTTCATGGATGAGTCCGATAGGGACTCCGAGAATGGCATTCCCTTCCTCTCTTGGAGACTCAACGTGACGGACAGAACAAGCCTCGTTCATGACTTCACCAGatga